The sequence AGTGTTCTACAAGTCATCTCAGCTCTATCAGGCAGCAACTGAAGTGAAGATCAACTGAGGGCATTatgaaatataaacaaattaataattggGCTAATAAAAATATTCCTTATATTcacattaaaattacaaatatttttcaacaatgctcagaaagtatttttttttttttacatacacacAAAGATTCTTGTTAATATCTCATAACATGCAAATGGTTTGGATTGTTCACTGTGAACATTTCCTGGGGTAACAATAAGTGTACTTACTTTTATACAGTGTatttgcaaaaatacaaaaatgattagAAATAGTGTTAAACGTTTTCTCCAACAGACCCAACATGCCCTTAATTGACAAAAAAGCACTGCTTATATAATATTGACATTAGTGGAAAAACAGCTACACAATAAACATTAAAGCCAGAAAGAGCAGGAAAACAAGACAGACTAAAAAGTTTAAGAGAGACTACATACAAATAGGTTTCTTCCAGGAGCAGAGCTCAGAGGGCCAGCCAAGGCCTGGTAATAATCATGGGGTTTAGCAAATGCCAACTCTTCCTCCTCCTCAAAATCAGCTAGTGTTTTTAACAGGTCAGGAGGTAGCAGAGGGGAGCTCTTGGAATCCTACAAAGAAGACAGGAATGAAgcagaaggaaggaaagaaagaagcaaGGAAGAAAACACACAAGAGGAATCAGAGTTGGTAGAGAGGGAAGGAAAGATTTAAGTGAACACTGCCACTAAGCTAAAAAATTATGGATATTACCTGACACATATAcaatacattatactgtatattgtcatatAAAGACTAAGAAAtgtgtgaaaagaaaaagaatagctCTAAAAAGCACACTTACTACTCACTGCAAAAGTACTATTCTTTGTTTGGAGGGTCACATACCACTATAATATGAAAAACTCAGGTTACTTTTCAGCAGAAAtgttttggaattatttttaCAACCAGACAAAACCTTAGCAGCCAACACAGCATGATGCACACAGAAGGCAAAGCTCATTTGAGGAtctttaaattacattattttggctttttttataGATTCAAAATAGGGCTTCAAAGTAAACTGGTACAATGCAAATTCTCAGCATTAAAACATCTATTTCCTACAAAGATTTTTGTGAGACATACagcaaaaacaaatttacattaaaattacttTGATACCAGCAGGTCTATCATGGCCAATTCTACTAATAAAGTGAAATAGTCAGCAACCAAAAATTCAGGTTAAATAACAACACAGCGCAGGACAGATCGATATATAAACAATGAGAACAGTAAACCAGGAAAGGACTAATGAATTCATTCTTTCAATGCTACACATTCAAAAATGGTACTGAAGTTAAATGAAATATGGCTTGTTACCTCAAAAGACCTTGGAACGTTGTCTTGGTCAGAGCGAAAAATGCCTTGCTGCCGTTTGCCCAATCGGTCACTGTTTACTTGCTGACCCATTATTTGCCTGTTGTCAGTAATACGGTATGGCGTATCCCAATAATAGTCCTGCATCTTCACCTCTGAAGAGTTTTGGGAAAATGGCTCTGCAGGAAAAGACTTCAGTTTCTTGTCCATATTAGTTTGTTGCTGTTGCATTTGAACAGACTGGAGAGATTGCTCAAAAAGCTTTAAAGGGTCCTGAGGTGGCATGTAAAAAGGCTGTTTCAGAGGCATTTGCAATGTTGCTTTCTGAATAGGAGGCTGTACTTGGTGTTGATTCCAGAGTTGGGTTGACTGCTGCTCAGCTTGAATGTACTGTTAAGGCAATCGTTACCATGTAATTAATTTACTGACTAGAATTACAAAAGACAAGCTCTTGACAAGGGACTAGAATACTCATAATTTAGCAGGCTATAGGTAGGGatggagaaataaaaatacacttttttgaaCATACTACCATACAGATTTCTTAACTACCATTTAAAATATATCATGGTTATTTCTAAATCTATTAAAAGTGATAGTACATCACAATATTGAGGCTTTGAGAAATGTACAGATCTttctccccccccccaaaaaactcAGGAAAATCACAGCAAGTATATGTTTACACCTAAGAATAAAAAGTATGAATTGTATTTGCTGAGGTGGGTATTGTCTTATTAAATcttaatgcattttataaaaataccCTAATATTGTCAAACACATTAATTGGCTGATTAACTGATTTATGATCAAATATCAAAATTAAGGAAACATTTGCATAAATATTGTATGTTGAAGCGGAACAATCCAACAAGTGTCTTTTTTTAACACTTCTACATAACATTAATTGAAATGTCTAAAGcacaaaaaagaacattaatcTACAAAAGTAAAACCTGAATGAtcaaatcaacatgttgtgttcCAATGCAAATAGGTTAACTCTTGGCTTACCTGCTGAATTCCAGGGTGATGAGGAGGACTCTTCCCCAGTTGCTGAACAGGTTTAGTTGGGGACTGTTGTTGCTGCTGTGACATAGCTTGCACCTGCAGCTGTGCTGGGGATTGTCCCTGTTGCTGCATTGTTTGCTGTTGGCCCTGTGGCTGTGGAGGCCCTTGACTAATCGATCCTGGCCCAGATGGTCTTTGTTGGCTATAAGGAATGTGAGACTGCTTCCCAGATTGAACTTGGGTTCCTGTCTGAGTGTGTGTGGCAGGCTGGAGAAATGCTCCAGGTACGGATACCCCAGTAGGAAATGTAAAACCTGGGCTCACTGAAAACGCAACCGGTGGAGGTATAACATAGGCAGGGGGTGGAAATCCTGTAACAAAGTAAAATGAGTTAGgcacttttttttctctcaacaCAATTACAACTGATgtaatttctttttaacaaattaaaatacatCTTGAATTAGAACTTAAATTACTGCATAATCAATAAAGAACACCTTTATTTTTTGTACAAGACTGAAATATACACTATTGCATTATATTTCAAAGTACTGCAGATGATAACAAAACAATTGCTAAATAGCATGCAGTTGCAAACTGTCATTACATTACATCAAGGGTTGTCTactgacaaaaatgtaattttgtaaaaatgcatttcataAAAAGAAATGCCTGTAACAGTAAAAGGAATGTCATTTGTGTTAAATGTTAGAATTCTACCATCACACTAGGGATGACTATAACCCTTCCGGATGCGCAGAATTACTCTCATGAAAGAATGGATCTCAGAAACATGGCAGTTCACATCTACTGGGATTAGGCCTAGTTTACAGTAGGCATGAAATTGTTTTCATAGGCAGCTAATTTAATAAATGTCAGGGTATTCAGTAGTAACATGTTTAAGCCTATAGTAAGCAATTCATGTTCAGGGCTagaatttaaaacagaatttttggtGGCCTGGGGAACtagtagaataaaataaaatgtgtccaGTCCTGGAAAACCTGAACTAGTTCTGTCTGCAAAACATATCCTGCAAATTTGAAGATAAACAAAAATTCCACTTTGTTGATACCATCACACATATTGTGCAAGGCTTAGAATTGATAAAATGGTTCTTCAATTAAATATTGACATATTTGTTGAATTTAGTGAAAGTGAAGATACATGAGCAAGCATATGGCAAGCTTCAACACTGATTATCTCATGTTAATCTTATTCACACCAGTTCTTATTTTAACAGATTCTAAAAAGAGAATTAGCAcagtaaatgaaatattaaacCGCTTGCCATAAATATTGACCTCTCAAAATATAAATCACAGACAGCTCAAACCGAAAGCCCTAAAGAAGGCAATAAAAAGTCCCATAGCTACACATATCACAAGGTACAGATCTCTAATAATTTCTGAATAGTGCAAATTAAAATTATAGTTATCTGAAAGTCTCATTTtcgaatattaaaaaaaaaaaatgagaatatctgaaatttaaactttttcaggtgaaattatttataattacctTAATGATAATTTTGACCCTCCAGAATATAATTATGGTTAGTCAAAGGTAGGCACTGAATATTAATGCAACTTGCCATAAGAGAGTATGTGATTGCTTAAAGGAAATGCAGGTAAAGCACAAACttccaaaaaagagaaaagggttGTAGTTTGTAAGTGAACTAGGTCCTAAAAGAAAGAGTGCCTTCAATCTCAGTAtgtaaaagtgaatttaaaaaaccTTGGGGGGAGGGTTGGTTGAATGATTATAGAGGACAATGTTTCTTATTTCAAGCACTAGCTCACACACTCGACCTCCTATATAAGTTACTTCAAGACATTCAATAATCCATTTACTTGTGAAAAACAGTTCCAAAAAACACTGTGAATCCAACATACATTTAAGAATTTTTCAGTTGCTTACTGCTTAATTACTTGTAACTTTTCAGGTCTTGCTATGGCTTGAACATGTTAAATAACTCTGTTTACAACCAAATGTTCAAGCATTACTACAATGCAAGCACCAGTTAAAAGTGGAATAGTCAAGGGCTTACAAGAAAAACTGCAGGCACAGGAAAATAGAGCTGCTGGCTAAAACAGCTAAGGCTTTAAAAGCAGCAGGGCTGTATCATGCAATTTAGAGCATTTATGTGAGTAATTCACAAACCCCATCCTCTGTCTACCAATTCCCTGCCCTGCATATCTGTTAACAACAGTGCTAAAAATCCAATTTTTTCCCTCTGCTGCCTGTGATATCCACTGCATTGCTTCTAACACTGAAAGGAAATACACTATGACAGCTATACAGTACCACAAAAGTCATAGCCAGTTACAGACAGAATCTAAAgattcttcaaaagcagttttTTTCTTGAAGCACACTTACATACTTtgtctgcaaaaacagaaaaaatccatTACTGTTtcacattactgttttttttttttgtaaacttgaATATTCTACTACTGTTtacacacaatttttaaaatacaaaatttccaCACTACCTGGTCTACTGGGAAGAGGTGGAAAGGCTCCTGGGTGATGTATTGGGATAAACTGAGAAGAGCTACTTGTTTGTGTCTGGGTCTGAGTTACCGGAGTTTTTCGGGCTTCCGACACAGGAGTCTTTCTCACATCAGACTGtgatttcaccttaaaaatagacattttaacattatattccAAGGCCAAATGATCTACAGTATACAGAAAACAAGTCAAACAAAAGTAATATCCAGGTACCTGGACTGATGCATTTTGCTTGCCAGTTTCCAAGCTCTTGTCAAGAGAATTCTTTTTAGGATCACTTCTTCTCTTGTTATCTTTCTTCAGTTCATTTTTGTTAACCATATTAGTGCCCTTAATGAAATCTCTTCTTTCCTTAATGCCTTCTTTTAGGTGCTGATTTCGGATAAGTTCGCGAGGCTGCTCTCTAGGTTTAATATTCTCTTTAAATGTGACAACTGGTTTTTCTCCAGCATCTGAGTTACTGTTCTGATTTTTTCCAATAGATAAGACAGATTTTAAGCCTTGGCTGCCCTCATTTGATGTCTGCTCAGCATTGGAAGATTCCTGTAGAACTGGGCCATCTTTGCTTTCTGGTGGATTTTCAATGACTAATTCAGGGATGTCAGTTACAAAAATGAGTATATCTTCCTCAGTTCTGCACTGAACAAGCctaaaagataaaaacatttgGGGGATATGGGGGTGGTTTTGTAAATACActactggaagaaaaaaaatacttaaataaaatgaTGTCATATTTAGAGGACATATATGAAAGagaaagtttaaagaaaatgtttttataattaaatgaaaatcttTACTGTCTGAAGACAAATTTAAATCTTGTAACTAAACTGATCACtaatacaaagagaaaaatgagaAAGGTAGTTGACACTCTACACTAATTAACGAAAgattaatgttaagtgccttgatcatgggaaaggtgctatataaataaaatgtattattattttattattaagattCTACACAGAACAGACATTAAACTGAATAGAATACCTTGGCTGGTTATCTGCAATCCATTTGCCAAGACAGATTAGTCTCTGGTGACGAGTTCTAAGCTGCTGACCTTCTTTATCCACAACAATGCCTTGATGACCCTTTGAGAAATCTAGGGTTCTAAAATGATTACAGGAGAATGGTTAAAATAAATGCAAGATATAAATAATGGCTGTTTGATCAACTAGCACAGACACAACTTAAGATATTAGCCAAGTTTATCAAAAGTTAACTCACTAAAATTCTACTCAAAAGAGTGATCAAATATGCTTtaccttcttttaatttttctggaaaaaaaactaatttagtaCTGATTTtcgagaagttttttttttttcgtcacAAGCAAGAGAGAAGCTATAGCTGAAGTAATTCTACAAGTACAGTAATAAATCCTATTGATAACAAtgagaaaaactttaaaatatttgagttatctataaagaaagaaatgattaatatatttattaaaagccAGAAATTACCTGAGTGCAGGCCTAAGAGCCAAGAACCCCTGCAGTTCAAACTCCTCTGGGAGGGGAGTGGCTATAAAGGTACAATTTCAAAAGGTAAACAGTAAGAGAAAAAGTATTACAACTAATTGTTTAACCActacacaaatattaaaaaaaaaaaagtctacattTTACATATACTTTAACTCAATTCAACAAATATGTAGTCATATGGAAACAAAAAGTACCTGAAGCACATGTGATATCTGAATCTCTTGGCTGAAAGGTGTTCAGAAGAGAAACCCACCAAGGCCAAATACTAATAAAAAGTcatattaaagaagaaattaGAAAAAGTACTGCTTATTTGctaataaacttaaaattaaaaagtcaacATATTCTTCCTTGCAAAAATACTCACTACTGTCTTTCATCAACAGCTCCCTCATGAAACACATTGGGTCTAAGTTTTAGCCAGTCCAAAGATACTTTGATAGCTGGTAGTGGACATTCAGCCAATAATTCTTCACGATTTGCATTTAACAGAGCGAGGCTGCACATTACTCCAAGGAAAGACACTAATGGTGGGGAACAAAGGTTAAAGAACTTTTCAGAgtaatacattttagaaaatgacACTGTCAtcccatttttttcaaataaaaatacataaataaaatcaaatgaataatcaGAATCACACTCTTTAAATTGTTGGCAAAATACACTGAATGAAATTCTGCTAAAACATTCTACTTTGGTTTTGTTCTTATTAAATTTCAGCATTCCATTTTTTGCCAAAATTATCCAAACCCTACTTGTGTAGTGCAATGTATGACATAGAATGTGTATGAAACTACATAAAAAATCTTGTAACTTAAGATGTCAGCTCCAGAACctgaagaggttttttttttttttagtagctgCAGTCCTTAAAAATGACATGCTTACGCATTTAAAACTCATTGCACATTGTTTTAAGACGTTAATTCTTAAACTTCTTTAGGCGATAACTTGATTCTCAGTAGTGCCTAAAGTAAAAATACACCCGCAATTATCATTCCCGTCAGTAaattaacagttaaaaaaaaaaactgttccgaTCTCCTAAATATTATTGCACCTTAGAAAATGTAGCATTGGCTGTAATGTAGCAATATGCCAAAGTAGTGCTGGTTTTGGTGCATTCGAGAACTTTAACTCACTCAAGACATTTGTGCATTACTGTTTATGCTTGAGTAAGAATTTTAGGATCCAAAATTAACCTAAAAAATTGTGTTTGGCTTATCTACAGGACCAGAAcacaatgatgttttttatttattttttaaactttactcACTTCGAGTGAATGAAAAGGCCCTGAAAAGCCAATGTATTATAGAACCAAACTGGGTGCATAATTCCCCCACTGTAAATCATTTCCCAATTACATAGACAACAGAGTGGTCATTTATTATGAGATCAGTTTTTGCTAATAACTGAATTAACTCAACAGTCAACAAAGATTATATAAAATAGTTAATTAGAGGTTTGACAGTATTCGTATAGAATGTCTAAACTCACTACTATATAACAAATATTGTAACAGAACGCAGAGATGGGGAACTCCACTTTGAAGTAATATAGCATGGAAGAAATTGCCAGCATGTTTCAATGTGCACTTTCCAAACTGGTGGCTGAGTGAATTCTTAACTAATGACACCGATTCTGAATCTTGCAAGACTGTTATGCACCATTATGGTGTACCAACCTTATACCATTTTTTTGCTGCAGTGTACTAGCATCTCTCACACTGACCTTGAAGAGCACCCCAACTTGTCTGATCTTATGCGTTAGATGCATACATTACAGATATCAAAACTCTGAGGGGGGCCCAAGCACACAATTAATAAACGTAAATTTGTAAGGTATTGGGAGGATGACAAAGAAGCCATCAAAAAGACAGCACCGACCCTTATTTGTTTATACTAGAAGGCACTGCTGAAGATTAAtagttaaatgtattttttctcatttcatatattatgcaaaataaatattttcatgcatCACTATGCTCACTTTCTATGGCATTTAGgtaaaaatatttgattcagTATAATGCTATACTTCAgcccaaatataaatataaaatatggtttccatat comes from Polypterus senegalus isolate Bchr_013 chromosome 14, ASM1683550v1, whole genome shotgun sequence and encodes:
- the smg7 gene encoding protein SMG7 isoform X1, which gives rise to MMNLCAQYLRQAEALKADMTDSKLGPAEVWTSRQALQDLYQKMLVTDLEYALDKKVEQDLWNHAFKNQITTLQSQAKNRANPNRSEVQANLSLFLEAASGFYTQLLQELCTVFNVDLPCRVKSSQLGIISNKQINTSAIVKPQPSSCSYICQHCLVHLGDIARYRNQTSQAESYYRHAAQLVPSNGQPYNQLAILASSKGDHLTTIFYYCRSIAVKFPFPAASTNLQKALSKALESRDEVKTKWSVSDFIKAFIKFHGHVYLSKSLEKLNNLREKLEEQFQRLILQKAFSSQQLVHITVINLFELHHLRDFSNETDDHNFSSDEQLSWIQLLGLFMSFLGVMCSLALLNANREELLAECPLPAIKVSLDWLKLRPNVFHEGAVDERQYIWPWWVSLLNTFQPRDSDITCASATPLPEEFELQGFLALRPALRTLDFSKGHQGIVVDKEGQQLRTRHQRLICLGKWIADNQPRLVQCRTEEDILIFVTDIPELVIENPPESKDGPVLQESSNAEQTSNEGSQGLKSVLSIGKNQNSNSDAGEKPVVTFKENIKPREQPRELIRNQHLKEGIKERRDFIKGTNMVNKNELKKDNKRRSDPKKNSLDKSLETGKQNASVQVKSQSDVRKTPVSEARKTPVTQTQTQTSSSSQFIPIHHPGAFPPLPSRPGFPPPAYVIPPPVAFSVSPGFTFPTGVSVPGAFLQPATHTQTGTQVQSGKQSHIPYSQQRPSGPGSISQGPPQPQGQQQTMQQQGQSPAQLQVQAMSQQQQQSPTKPVQQLGKSPPHHPGIQQYIQAEQQSTQLWNQHQVQPPIQKATLQMPLKQPFYMPPQDPLKLFEQSLQSVQMQQQQTNMDKKLKSFPAEPFSQNSSEVKMQDYYWDTPYRITDNRQIMGQQVNSDRLGKRQQGIFRSDQDNVPRSFEDSKSSPLLPPDLLKTLADFEEEEELAFAKPHDYYQALAGPLSSAPGRNLFLPNQSRLDRPSELISQPPSILSLSGFSMQENSYPNSIFSEAYGKNITASTKPEGTSSVSHQEPSLYSLFEGTPWSPSLPASSDHSTPASQSPHSSNPSSLPSSPPTHSHNSVPFSNFGPIGTPDNRDRRVNDRWKLEKSAMGVFGLDYLPSTSSSVVENSWHQTAAPCNTWAAQESPMDDSPVLLDSLKSIWSSSMMHPGPSALEQLLMQQKQKQQRGHGTMNPPH
- the smg7 gene encoding protein SMG7 isoform X2 codes for the protein MMNLCAQYLRQAEALKADMTDSKLGPAEVWTSRQALQDLYQKMLVTDLEYALDKKVEQDLWNHAFKNQITTLQSQAKNRANPNRSEVQANLSLFLEAASGFYTQLLQELCTVFNVDLPCRVKSSQLGIISNKQINTSAIVKPQPSSCSYICQHCLVHLGDIARYRNQTSQAESYYRHAAQLVPSNGQPYNQLAILASSKGDHLTTIFYYCRSIAVKFPFPAASTNLQKALSKALESRDEVKTKWSVSDFIKAFIKFHGHVYLSKSLEKLNNLREKLEEQFQRLILQKAFSSQQLVHITVINLFELHHLRDFSNETDDHNFSSDEQLSWIQLLGLFMSFLGVMCSLALLNANREELLAECPLPAIKVSLDWLKLRPNVFHEGAVDERQYIWPWWVSLLNTFQPRDSDITCASATPLPEEFELQGFLALRPALRTLDFSKGHQGIVVDKEGQQLRTRHQRLICLGKWIADNQPRLVQCRTEEDILIFVTDIPELVIENPPESKDGPVLQESSNAEQTSNEGSQGLKSVLSIGKNQNSNSDAGEKPVVTFKENIKPREQPRELIRNQHLKEGIKERRDFIKGTNMVNKNELKKDNKRRSDPKKNSLDKSLETGKQNASVQVKSQSDVRKTPVSEARKTPVTQTQTQTSSSSQFIPIHHPGAFPPLPSRPGFPPPAYVIPPPVAFSVSPGFTFPTGVSVPGAFLQPATHTQTGTQVQSGKQSHIPYSQQRPSGPGSISQGPPQPQGQQQTMQQQGQSPAQLQVQAMSQQQQQSPTKPVQQLGKSPPHHPGIQQYIQAEQQSTQLWNQHQVQPPIQKATLQMPLKQPFYMPPQDPLKLFEQSLQSVQMQQQQTNMDKKLKSFPAEPFSQNSSEVKMQDYYWDTPYRITDNRQIMGQQVNSDRLGKRQQGIFRSDQDNVPRSFELPNQSRLDRPSELISQPPSILSLSGFSMQENSYPNSIFSEAYGKNITASTKPEGTSSVSHQEPSLYSLFEGTPWSPSLPASSDHSTPASQSPHSSNPSSLPSSPPTHSHNSVPFSNFGPIGTPDNRDRRVNDRWKLEKSAMGVFGLDYLPSTSSSVVENSWHQTAAPCNTWAAQESPMDDSPVLLDSLKSIWSSSMMHPGPSALEQLLMQQKQKQQRGHGTMNPPH